AGGGATCGCGTGCCAACGCGCCGCGAGGTCTAGCAGGCTGTTGATTCAATACGTTTCGCAGATTGAACGATCAGTCGATGGGCGATTGCCCACGGCTACCGGAGACAAACCGGACACGAGCTTGTTCCGGCTGAATCAATCGACAGGCTGCTGGCTGACGACACACCCAGTGTCAGGAACCCAATTCAGCAGGGTTCCATTTGAATTCAGGATCGTCGCCCTGAATCACAGCGGCTTAGAGTGAGCCGTCTTGTTCCAACATTTCTTTGTATTGATCGCGTTCGCGACGAGTCGCTTCCAAATCGAAGATCAGATACTTCATGTCCAAACGAAGTTGCGACAGGGCTTCTTGAACCAAGTTCAAGATCCGACGACGGCGAGTGCTGCATTCCACCACGCGAGCCAAAGCGGGTGCAACCGCGTCCCGATACCGAGCGGGCAAGGCATCAATCGCGGCAGCCATTTCTTGCAGTTCAACTGGGGTTTCGTCGTTGATTTTGGCGGTGTTGTTGGCAGCAATTTTGGTCATAGAAGTGACTTTCCTTCGAGGGCGTCAGGGTGTGGGACCAAACCAGCGAGTCGTTGCTTGTTTGGTGAGAGCCATCCATTGCACTTGCGGTGCCGGCTGCCTGCCGACACGACGTTGTGGTCCCGAAGTCATTACGGGAAAAGCACTTACGGTTTTCATTGATGTGTGTTGCGTTTTCGCAACGTGGCGTT
Above is a window of Rhodopirellula islandica DNA encoding:
- a CDS encoding transcription regulator translates to MTKIAANNTAKINDETPVELQEMAAAIDALPARYRDAVAPALARVVECSTRRRRILNLVQEALSQLRLDMKYLIFDLEATRRERDQYKEMLEQDGSL